From the Malaclemys terrapin pileata isolate rMalTer1 chromosome 13, rMalTer1.hap1, whole genome shotgun sequence genome, one window contains:
- the TOB1 gene encoding protein Tob1 yields MQVEIQVALNFIISYLYNKLPRRRVNIFGEELERLLKKKYEGHWYPEKPYKGSGYRCIHVGEKVDPVIEQASKESGLDIDDVRGNLPQDLSVWIDPFEVSYQIGEKGPVKVLYVDDNENGCELDKEIKNSFNPEAQVFMPISDPASSVSSSPSPPFGHSAAVSPTFMPRSTQPLTFTTATFAATKFGSTKMKNSGRSSKVARTSPTNLGLNVNDLLKQKALSSSMHSLYGLGLGSQQQQQQKTSALSPNAKEFIFPNIQGQGSTSSVFPGDSPLNLSPLQYSNAFDMFAAYGGLNEKSFVDGLNFSLNNMQYSNQQFQPVMAN; encoded by the coding sequence ATGCAGGTTGAAATCCAAGTAGCACTCaattttattatttcatatttgtaCAATAAGCTTCCCAGACGACGTGTCAACATTTTTGGTGAAGAGCTTGAAAGACTTCTTAAAAAGAAGTATGAAGGGCACTGGTATCCGGAAAAGCCATACAAAGGATCAGGGTATAGATGTATACATGTAGGGGAGAAAGTGGACCCAGTCATAGAACAAGCATCCAAAGAGAGTGGTTTGGACATTGATGATGTTCGTGGCAACCTGCCTCAGGATCTTAGTGTTTGGATTGACCCATTTGAGGTTTCATATCAAATTGGTGAAAAGGGACCAGTGAAAGTGCTTTATGTGGATGATAATGAAAATGGATGTGAGTTGGATAAGGAAATCAAGAACAGCTTtaacccagaggcccaagtgtTCATGCCAATTAGTGACCCAGCATCTTCAGTGTCTagctctccttctcctccctttgGTCACTCTGCTGCTGTGAGCCCAACTTTCATGCCCCGCTCCACTCAGCCTTTAACCTTCACCACTGCCACATTTGCTGCCACCAAATTTGGCTCGACCAAAATGAAGAATAGCGGCCGTAGCAGCAAGGTTGCCCGCACTTCTCCCACCAACCTTGGCTTGAATGTCAATGACTTGTTGAAGCAGAAAGCCCTTTCCTCCTCCATGCATTCGCTCTATGGGCTTGGCCTAGGCagtcagcagcagcaacagcagaagaCTTCTGCCCTTTCTCCTAATGCAAAGGAGTTCATTTTCCCTAACATACAGGGTCAAGGTAGTACCAGTAGCGTATTTCCTGGTGACAGCCCCCTTAACCTCAGTCCTCTCCAGTACAGTAATGCCTTTGATATGTTTGCAGCCTATGGAGGTCTAAATGAGAAGTCTTTTGTTGATGGCTTGAATTTTAGCTTAAACAACATGCAGTATTCTAACCAGCAATTCCAGCCTGTTATGGctaactaa